From Acropora muricata isolate sample 2 chromosome 14, ASM3666990v1, whole genome shotgun sequence, one genomic window encodes:
- the LOC136899359 gene encoding uncharacterized protein, producing MNDAENDSGKQHVLHQFGREENGLEFLFLLDGIPVDATRWRADMIFVLDANLHVLLLTWNLCQPLSQLCVINTATSHGTQSSVNDLSGGHCNHTSKNVHMKIEVYVCNKTGDRICNSRNVGILTCPSPATTAPNTSPDTITLTQTEQRSNITESVVTDKSETVSKLPRTDSWPGSTNNEAKRGKRIAENEMRKTRNLWMAIAIGASCFAGVLLTLIVIFVVRCYCFGNSLFLSSLRLNTTLKVGLSHRMKWKL from the exons ATGAATGACGCCGAGAATGACTCAGGCAAACAACATGTCCTCCACCAATTTGGCCGTGAAGAGAATGGGTtagaatttttatttcttttggaTGGGATCCCTGTGGATGCAACAAGATGGCGTGCTGATATGATTTTTGTACTTGATGCAAACTTGCACGTTTTGTTGTTGACATGGAACCTCTGTCAACCTCTGTCTCAGTTGTGTGTAATTAATACAG CTAcatctcatggtactcaatcaAGTGTCAACGACTTATCTGGTGGTCACTGCAATCACACATCCAAGAATGTCCACATGAAAattgaagtctacgtttgtaaTAAAACTGGAG ATCGTATCTGCAATTCGAGAAATGTTGGAATATTGACATGCCCTTCCCCAGCGACTACTGCACCAAATACGTCACCAGACACAATAACGTTAACACAAACCGAACAAAGGAGTAATATTACAGAATCTGTCGTGACAGACAAGAGTGAAACTGTAAGCAAGTTACCAAGAACAGACTCCTGGCCTGGATCAACAAACAATGAGGCAAAGCGAGGAAAACGTATCGCTGAAAACGAAATGCGCAAAA CTCGTAATTTGTGGATGGCCATTGCCATAGGCGCCTCCTGCTTTGCTGGAGTACTTTTGACTCTCATTGTTATTTTCGTTGTCCGTTGTTATTGCTTTGG aAATTCACTCTTTCTCAGTTCCTTACGACTGAACACGACTCTCAAAGTAGGACTTTCGCATAGGATGAAATGGAAACTTTAA
- the LOC136899620 gene encoding uncharacterized protein isoform X1 codes for MKILWYFIIFGSANVYSRDIYTSINWDPRNPIFKADGKNCGPGPRQLKVRLNSQIYLVCPNLPTVLQQRGHDVQTANMKENIWLLHNKTAFDECDVSQVQVTQKTDFFICDDPTRLVFLSLLFLEHAAGMNDRTFVGGRTYYLIATSHGTQSSVNDLSGGHCNDTSKNVHMKIEVYVCNKTGDRICNSRNVGILTCPPPETTAPYTSPNTTTLTLGTELGINITEIPRTETKLTGTIITRENITEAARPGSTKNETKRGKCICENDEVVEVCKTRNLWMIIAICVSCIAGVLLTLNVIIICCYCFGNALFLNSQRLNATPKLGLGKDRNLSNKMTREKVYETEDVALPTSL; via the exons ATGAAGATTCTTTGGTACTTCATTATCTTTGGTTCAGCGAACGTTTATAGCCGTGATATCTACACTTCGATCAACTGGGACCCTCGCAATCCGAT ATTTAAAGCTGATGGCAAGAACTGTGGGCCTGGTCCCAGACAACTCAAGGTCCGACTGAATTCTCAAATCTATTTAGTTTGTCCAAATCTGCCAACAGTGCTACAGCAAAGGGGACACGATGTTCAGACCGCAAACATGAAGGAAAATATCTGGCTTCTTCACAACAAAACAGCATTTGATGAGTGTGATGTGTCACAAGTTCAGGTTACtcaaaaaactgattttttcatCTGCGATGATCCAACTCGCTTGGTTTTTTTATCTTTGCTATTCCTGGAGCATGCAGCTGGGATGAATGACCGAACTTTTGTAGGGGGAAGGACTTATTATTTAATcg CCAcatctcatggtactcaatcaAGTGTCAACGACTTATCTGGTGGTCACTGCAATGACACATCCAAGAATGTCCACATGAAAATTGAAGTCTATGTTTGTAATAAAACTGGAG ATCGTATTTGCAATTCAAGAAATGTTGGAATATTGACATGCCCACCCCCAGAGACTACTGCACCTTATACTTCACCAAACACAACAACGTTAACACTTGGAACCGAACTTGGGATTAATATTACAGAGATACCAAGGACAGAAACAAAACTAACAGGAACAATAATAACAAGAGAAAACATAACAGAAGCAGCCAGGCCTGGATCAACAAAAAATGAGACAAAGCGGGGAAAATGTATCTgtgaaaatgatgaagttgtGGAAGTGTGCAAAA CTCGTAATTTGTGGATGATCATTGCCATATGCGTCTCCTGCATTGCTGGAGTTCTGTTGACTCTCAATGTTATCATTatctgttgttattgttttgg GAATGCACTCTTTCTCAATTCCCAACGACTGAACGCAACACCCAAATTAGGACTTGGGAAAGATCGGAATTTAAGTAACAAGATGACAAGGGAAAAAGTCTATGAAACTGAAGATGTTGCTCTACCCACCTCTCTGTAA
- the LOC136899620 gene encoding uncharacterized protein isoform X3 — protein MKILWYFIIFGSANVYSRDIYTSINWDPRNPIFKADGKNCGPGPRQLKVRLNSQIYLVCPNLPTVLQQRGHDVQTANMKENIWLLHNKTAFDECDVSQVQVTQKTDFFICDDPTRLVFLSLLFLEHAAGMNDRTFVGGRTYYLIATSHGTQSSVNDLSGGHCNDTSKNVHMKIEVYVCNKTGDRICNSRNVGILTCPPPETTAPYTSPNTTTLTLGTELGINITEIPRTETKLTGTIITRENITEAARPGSTKNETKRGKCICENDEVVEVCKTRNLWMIIAICVSCIAGVLLTLNVIIICCYCFGNAHN, from the exons ATGAAGATTCTTTGGTACTTCATTATCTTTGGTTCAGCGAACGTTTATAGCCGTGATATCTACACTTCGATCAACTGGGACCCTCGCAATCCGAT ATTTAAAGCTGATGGCAAGAACTGTGGGCCTGGTCCCAGACAACTCAAGGTCCGACTGAATTCTCAAATCTATTTAGTTTGTCCAAATCTGCCAACAGTGCTACAGCAAAGGGGACACGATGTTCAGACCGCAAACATGAAGGAAAATATCTGGCTTCTTCACAACAAAACAGCATTTGATGAGTGTGATGTGTCACAAGTTCAGGTTACtcaaaaaactgattttttcatCTGCGATGATCCAACTCGCTTGGTTTTTTTATCTTTGCTATTCCTGGAGCATGCAGCTGGGATGAATGACCGAACTTTTGTAGGGGGAAGGACTTATTATTTAATcg CCAcatctcatggtactcaatcaAGTGTCAACGACTTATCTGGTGGTCACTGCAATGACACATCCAAGAATGTCCACATGAAAATTGAAGTCTATGTTTGTAATAAAACTGGAG ATCGTATTTGCAATTCAAGAAATGTTGGAATATTGACATGCCCACCCCCAGAGACTACTGCACCTTATACTTCACCAAACACAACAACGTTAACACTTGGAACCGAACTTGGGATTAATATTACAGAGATACCAAGGACAGAAACAAAACTAACAGGAACAATAATAACAAGAGAAAACATAACAGAAGCAGCCAGGCCTGGATCAACAAAAAATGAGACAAAGCGGGGAAAATGTATCTgtgaaaatgatgaagttgtGGAAGTGTGCAAAA CTCGTAATTTGTGGATGATCATTGCCATATGCGTCTCCTGCATTGCTGGAGTTCTGTTGACTCTCAATGTTATCATTatctgttgttattgttttgg aaatgcacacaattaG
- the LOC136899618 gene encoding uncharacterized protein, with protein sequence MVSTKHCCWGECKTDSRYPDKWPKSLKEMEKSGKKVFIPFPKPSQGIEKCKRWIVSCSRQFFTEKSITRNTYICALHWPGEKGPTVEFPDPLKANFTPAQAHRVSSKKRKAPTSRATSAPKIAKIVDDLEEFGEQSNESFQSFDELEDISTETAALPVYESTVTGKMVVDEGTQTVFEKYMLSAKVETMILKNEVSTMKDQGQKIVSSLSFEVITQSPDLMKHFVGLTYPQFKVLYNFLNDVCPLDTINFWNKRESVKSKKAKTGRNAEFLTWEKLFICLVRLKRGFTIKTLAALLSSPDRKIEETQVRKIFTTYIQLMYKIFRDMQTVMFPERTYLRRFTPKVFKTMKNIRCIVDCTEFRVECSRNFAKQGNTFSSYKHTNTFKCLIAVTLNGGACFVSDLFEGDIDDVNIFKECGILRHLQPNDLVMVDRGFTVQDLLNPIQVELKIPSFLKGRGSLTAAEELETRRIAKARIHVERFNERLKKFKLLSRRIPLLLAPLATQLVVVAACLVNFQETLCK encoded by the coding sequence ATGGTTAGTACTAAGCATTGCTGTTGGGGTGAGTGCAAAACCGACTCAAGATATCCGGATAagtggccaaaatcgctaaaggagatggagaaatccgggaagaaagtgttcattccCTTCCCGAAGCCTTCGCAAGGTATCGAAAAGTGCAAGCGGTGGATTGTGTCTTGTTCTCGGCAATTCTTCACTGAAAAGAGTATTACAAGGAATACCTATATATGTGCCCTTCACTGGCCGGGAGAAAAAGGCCCAACCGTAGAATTTCCTGATCCACTGAAGGCAAATTTTACGCCAGCGCAAGCACACCGCGTGTCTTCTAAGAAGAGGAAAGCGCCGACCTCAAGAGCGACATCCGCTCCGAAAATAGCAAAGATTGTCGACGACCTCGAAGAATTCGGCGAACAATCAAACgaatcttttcagagttttgacGAGCTGGAGGACATTTCAACCGAAACGGCTGCTTTACCAGTATATGAAAGCACTGTCACTGGAAAGATGGTAGTGGACGAGGGAACACAAACTGTTTTCGAAAAATACATGCTGTCCGCGAAAGTGGAaactatgattttaaaaaacgaagtttcaacaatgaaagaccaggggcaaaaaattgtaagcagcttatcttttgaagttataactcaaagccccgatttaatgaaacatttcgtgGGCCTCACATATCCACAGTTTaaagttttgtataattttttaaatgacgttTGTCCCTTGGataccattaatttttggaACAAGAGGGAATCCGTAAAGTCAAAGAAGGCAAAAACTGGCCGTAACGCCGAGTTTTTAACCTGGGAAAAGCTGTTTATCTGCCTTGTCAGGTTGAAACGAGGATTTACTATAAAGACCCTGGCTGCCCTATTATCTTCGCCTGACAGAAAAATAGAGGAAACCCAGGTAcggaaaatatttacaacttaCATTCAGCTCATGTACAAAATTTTCAGAGACATGCAAACTGTGATGTTCCCTGAGAGAACATACTTGAGGCGATTTACTCCAAAGGTTTtcaagacaatgaaaaacattcgcTGTATTGTTGATTGCACCGAGTTTCGTGTAGAATGTTCCAGGAATTTTGCCAAGCAGGGAAATACATTCTCTTCATACAAGCACACTAACACATTCAAATGCTTGATTGCTGTTACCCTAAATGGTGGGGCATGTTTTGTCTCTGATTTGTTCGAGGGTGATATTGACGACGTTAACATATTCAAAGAGTGTGGTATTTTAAGACACCTTCAGCCAAATGACTTGGTTATGGTCGATCGTGGTTTTACTGTTCAGGACTTGCTCAACCCCATTCAAGTGGAACTTAAAATACCCTCTTTTCTGAAAGGAAGAGGTAGTCTAACTGCTGCAGAGGAGTTGGAAACACGGCGCATTGCTAAAGCAAGGATCCATGTTGAGCGTTTTAATGAACGCCTCAAGAAGTTTAAGCTCCTAAGTAGGAGAATACCCTTGTTGCTTGCACCCCTTGCAACTCAGCTGGTTGTAGTTGCTGCATGTCttgttaattttcaagaaaCTCTTTGTAAATAG
- the LOC136899620 gene encoding uncharacterized protein isoform X2 codes for MEKTYQLVCRFKADGKNCGPGPRQLKVRLNSQIYLVCPNLPTVLQQRGHDVQTANMKENIWLLHNKTAFDECDVSQVQVTQKTDFFICDDPTRLVFLSLLFLEHAAGMNDRTFVGGRTYYLIATSHGTQSSVNDLSGGHCNDTSKNVHMKIEVYVCNKTGDRICNSRNVGILTCPPPETTAPYTSPNTTTLTLGTELGINITEIPRTETKLTGTIITRENITEAARPGSTKNETKRGKCICENDEVVEVCKTRNLWMIIAICVSCIAGVLLTLNVIIICCYCFGNALFLNSQRLNATPKLGLGKDRNLSNKMTREKVYETEDVALPTSL; via the exons ATGGAAAAGACATATCAATTAGTTTGCAG ATTTAAAGCTGATGGCAAGAACTGTGGGCCTGGTCCCAGACAACTCAAGGTCCGACTGAATTCTCAAATCTATTTAGTTTGTCCAAATCTGCCAACAGTGCTACAGCAAAGGGGACACGATGTTCAGACCGCAAACATGAAGGAAAATATCTGGCTTCTTCACAACAAAACAGCATTTGATGAGTGTGATGTGTCACAAGTTCAGGTTACtcaaaaaactgattttttcatCTGCGATGATCCAACTCGCTTGGTTTTTTTATCTTTGCTATTCCTGGAGCATGCAGCTGGGATGAATGACCGAACTTTTGTAGGGGGAAGGACTTATTATTTAATcg CCAcatctcatggtactcaatcaAGTGTCAACGACTTATCTGGTGGTCACTGCAATGACACATCCAAGAATGTCCACATGAAAATTGAAGTCTATGTTTGTAATAAAACTGGAG ATCGTATTTGCAATTCAAGAAATGTTGGAATATTGACATGCCCACCCCCAGAGACTACTGCACCTTATACTTCACCAAACACAACAACGTTAACACTTGGAACCGAACTTGGGATTAATATTACAGAGATACCAAGGACAGAAACAAAACTAACAGGAACAATAATAACAAGAGAAAACATAACAGAAGCAGCCAGGCCTGGATCAACAAAAAATGAGACAAAGCGGGGAAAATGTATCTgtgaaaatgatgaagttgtGGAAGTGTGCAAAA CTCGTAATTTGTGGATGATCATTGCCATATGCGTCTCCTGCATTGCTGGAGTTCTGTTGACTCTCAATGTTATCATTatctgttgttattgttttgg GAATGCACTCTTTCTCAATTCCCAACGACTGAACGCAACACCCAAATTAGGACTTGGGAAAGATCGGAATTTAAGTAACAAGATGACAAGGGAAAAAGTCTATGAAACTGAAGATGTTGCTCTACCCACCTCTCTGTAA